In the Arachis stenosperma cultivar V10309 chromosome 8, arast.V10309.gnm1.PFL2, whole genome shotgun sequence genome, TTGTTTGCTCCCATCTGTGTTATTCTTATTAGGCTTTTCTAAACCAAAAGCTCTTCTTTTGGAAAGAAGAGCTTTACGAGTTCTCTGCATTGTACATCAATCCAAACTCAGTACCCAATAAAACAACTAAATTAAACCCctgcaacaacaacaacaacaacaacaacgaaaaataaataaataaatagatacaGAACCAaactaattaatttaactaatcaatcaacaaaataaataaataaaacaccTGTTAATTAGTTTGCCACAGGAAACGGATTAAGAAAAGAAGGAAACTGAAAAGGGAGAAGTTGGATCTGAGAGAGAGGAAGCTGAAACGATCACATTAGAAGGATAATATAATATGATATGTGAAATTTGGATCGAGAAAGGGGATTATGCAATTGTGTTGTGACCTAAGTGAAGAAGTATATGGGATTGGGTTAGGGTTGGTTTCAAGTTTCATAAAAAACCGAAGGATTTTGGCGTTGATGGATTGGGGGATCTGTGATTTTGGCTCTGCTGTGTGTTGCTTGAGAAGCAGATGGAGAATGATTGCGAGTTAAGTCACACGCAAAGCAAGCGCGCGTGTAAGCAGTACCCTTCCTTCGCCTTCTACCATATATGAGCTTCTACCTTATTATTAGAGTAAACGAGAAATTGATGATTCCTATTggaactaatatttttttttttaactctaTTGGAACTAATATTAATtgtgtacaatgtgtacaataaattaaaaaaaagataaaattaaaattaaaaattagatcattaattaattatttaattttaaattttaaaatttaaaaattaagattagTATTTAAATCCATTCACATTatatacaattatttttaatattaccGTAACCTTTAATACACGTCTAAAATTTACCGTCATCTTTTTCGATTTTCACCTCGCGTCACTAAATTTTTCTCCAGCCATACCGAGGCCGTCGCATCCTCCCACCGGCACCGTCCTCACCTCCGCCAGTCAACCCGATGCGTCACGCCTTCCGACGCTCAGCCTAACATTGCTATCACTATTTTTGTGCCTCTCTTCCAAACCGGCTTCTCTTTTTTCCATTCCTTCAAGCTTCTTCTCACCGAAGATACCACtatgctcttcttctttttcggaTCCATGATTAGCTTGTTTCATAATTTGAGCTCTATGTTTCACAACAGTGCCGCTTTTATCATGACTAGTCCTTTAAAATTATGTTTCACCACAATAATAGTTTCTTCTGtttattcatcttcttcttctattttaatggTCAATTTAGGATGGTAATTTTAGTAGGTATGCGAatggttattttatttttatgtagatgattattttaattggattgggtttagttatatataattaaaatatgttagaTCTTCAATTCATTAGGTATGCGAATGATTATTTTATCCTTAAgtggatggttatttttattaaggGTAGTGGCGTGTGGCAAGTCAAGTAGCGATGGTGAAATGGAATTATTATTAATGAAGGTGGGGTGGCCGCcggttgaaaaagaagagagtattGGAGGATTTCAGATggttatttttttgaaataactgactggatcttttaaaaatttgaaatttgaaatttgatgtgAAATAACTGAATAAgagtttttaaatttattatttcgtggataatttttatttttaactcaTATTGGATCAAATAAAcagcccattgtacacattgtataaatatctCATTGACTCCCTAacgaaattattttttatttcgagaataaataaatttttattaattaaaaatataaaaatattttttaattttaaaatataaaatatttaaattttttaaagaattaatttgtttcaatatattttaaataatcaaatttaaatattttatattttaaaaaatcaaaatatttttatatttttaattagttaaaaatttatgtatttttaaattaaaaaattaaaaacttatttatgcatttatttatttatttatttattattattattatttgttaacAAAGATGTCTTAAGAATATTCAAGactttttttaaaaccaatttgGGGTATGTGTAAGAGACTCATGTTTCCATGACAAGGTTAACTGAACCAAAGTAAAACGTTAGTTTACCTTAAATTTTATGgctttattatttgaatttaattttaatatattattattttatgagtGTTATACGTGCATCTAATTACACATcataatatcaataaaaataactatcttttacattaattacgtaaataatcataaaaaaacaagtgtaattgtaaaatttttttactattagtgtatcaaaattaaattattattattttgccAACTAAAAGTAATTTTGACGACTACCAATTAAACATTTATATCTATACTTTTCCGCTAAAAGGGTCATTTTGTCCATCCCATTTTCAAAGAGATGCGCGGTTATATAGTTCTATTCCACTCCATCATAATTTCTTAAACCACCTCGAgtatcttcaaaaatcaaaactcaTTCTCTCCCAATCTCTTAGCTTTTTCAGCAACCAAAGGATCTGCAACGAGAACAATCGAAGTGTCACTAGTGAGAGAAGGGTGGTGCGAAGAAAAAAATTATGGGTCAGTCTGCAAGGGTGTTGCATCTATGAACAGAGCGGGTTTTAAGGGGGGCAACGGGCAAGTGTACACCATGAccccaaaaaaattttaaaactttgaaattatattatataatatatattactaatCTAGTGGTCAACTAGTGGTCAACTAATGTACTTGTAGTTCCAATCATAGTTATCGAAAAGAAAAGTATACGACACCaatatattatatgataatttattgtcaataataattaattattatattttaaatatatgtataaagaGACACTTTCAGAAAATACATTTATAAAGATATTTCTATTGGATACAAtcataaaaaatacatttttattagatacatccacaaaaatatttctattaAACACAGTTATAAACAAGGATTAGCAGAAATTGACAAAAATACTCTAAACGTGATTTAATTACCAGATTACTGGTTGAATCGATTAATTCGgttattattcaataattatataaaattctaatatcttttatagtaaatttttttaattattaaaatataacaaataaaattaaattttaaattttatataattatcaccacatatataatataaattaaaataaaaatttaaaaataatataatattattaattattttactaattattctataaatattacatatatattatatattaaaattatatatatatttataacacATAATCCCCAACGGTTAAATATTAATGGGGGTAAAAAACCCAAATGAGCCAAGGAGAGCTCAAAATTACCTAATTCAGCCAAATGAAAAATCAATACGTGAATCAACCAGGACGAGttattatataattcgaatcaatatgattcgaatttgatttgaatgtaattcgaattgatatgattcgaattactaggaaGCCAACAATTGAATGAAGTTCGAAACAAGTTGTTTCGAATTACACCATAATAATTCGAATTTActtaattcgaattactatgaAAGCACATTGtttagtaattcgaatcaacttgattcgaattagtagGTTAGGTTGTGACATTAGATAATTCGAAACATAtagattcgaattatatatatatagtgcgAGCCAGGTCTCTATATATATGCTGTGAACTGATGTTGCTCTCAACAAAGAGCTGagatggctagtgaggagagtttCCTAGTTCTGGTACATTACAGAGGGTCGATTAAGAGAAAAACTCGGTCCGGCGTGAAGTTCACTGATAAGGATCCCCTGTGTATTATCGTGACGCCGACAACCACGTACGATGCACTTGTTAGCTCTGTGCTGGAGAAGTTGGGTGTTGAAGGCGTTAAACGTCAAGAAGTTTTTTACCGCATTCCAACAGCGGTGCTCCATGACACCGTGAAGTTTGATTGTTTCACAATCGGTAGTGACGAGGACTTGCAGGTTATGTTTCTTTCTCGTAGGCAGTTTCCCGAGGTAAGGACACCAGAGCTGTTGGCAAAGTTGGTTGATGTGGTATCTAGCTCGGGTGGTTCGAACCGGAATGCCACTACTATAGCCGCGGTTGCCGGCTCGAGCTCGAGACCTGCTGTTGCTTCATCCTCTGCTCCTGTGTATGAGCCACCGATGCAGCCTGTTGCGTCCCCTTCGTTTGCCGTTGATCTGAGCGGCAATGTTGGAGACGAGGTTCGGTACGGAGAACATATTCCCACCGAGGTACATTGTCCCACACCGGCTGGTGTTGGTGATGGTTTGTTTGATGATCTAGATGACGATGACGTGGAGCCGGATATGATCGCTGATGAAAGCGGCGATGATGTTGGAACTACTGTTCCGACAAGGGCTATAGGTGGATCTAGTTCTGGCACACAGCAGTATCCACCCCATTTTTCCTCATTGGACCTGGATGCCATGCGACAAGAGGACAATGATCTGCAGGCCTCAGAATTTGGTGCTAGAGATACCGAGGGGTCTGCCGGTATGAACGAGTTCCAGGTTggccaacaatttcaagataaaGATGAGGCGCTGTTGAGTGTGAAGACGTACAGTATCCGCCGAGGGGTCCAGTACAAGGTCGTTGAGTCTGACTACCGCAGGTATGTGGGAAAGTGTTCTGAGTTTGGGAATGGGTGCACATGGCTAATTCGGTTGAGTCTCCGACAGCGGAAGGGTATCTGGGAAGTGAAGCGATACAACGGACCGCATACATGTCTTGCCAGCTCCATCTCCAGCGACCATAGGAGTCTGGACTACCATGTCATATCCACCTTCGTTATGCCGATGGTTAGGGCTGATGCAGGTGTGAACATCAAGGTGCTCCAAAATGCCACGGCCGCACACTTTGGATTCAGGCCTACGTACAGGAGGGTATGGATGGCGAAGCAGAAGGCCGTTGCCGTGATATATGGGGACTGGGAGAGTCGTACAATGAGCTCCCTAGGTGGGTTTTAGGAGTGCAGCTGACGATGCCTGGCACTGTAGCCGTCCTCAGGACTTGCCCTGTTCGAGTTGGGGGACAGGTTGACGATTCTCAGGTTTATTTTCATAGGCTGTTCTGGACTTTCCCCCCTTGTATCCAGGCATTCCGTCATTGCAAGCCTTTGGTGAGTATTGATGGCACCCATTTATATGGGAAGTATGGGGGAACACTGCTAGTCGCCATTGCACAAGACGGAAACTCGAACATCCTCCCCGTGGCATTTGCACTAGTTGAGGGTGAGAATGCTGAGTCAtggtctttctttctttcccacTTCCGTGAGCACGTGACACCTCAGCCGGGTCTGTTAGttatttcagataggcataacGGAATAAAGGCAGCCCTCGAGGCTCCGGATGGGGGATGGCTACCGCCTACTGCGTACCGGGCGTTCTGCATTCGACACGTTGCAGCGAATTTTGCCTTGACGTTCAAGGGAAAAGATGCCCGGAGGCTTCTTGTTAACGCCGCATATGCCAAGACCGAGGTGGAGTTTGACTACTGGTTTGACATTCTGCGCTCTGAGAATCCGGCAATGTGTGACTGGGCGAACCGAATCGAGTATTCGTTGTGGACACAGCACTGTGATGAGGGTCGGAGATTCGGGCACATGACGACCAATATTTCGGAGTGTGTCAACTCAATCCTGAAGGGGGTTAGAAACCTCCCTGTTTGCTCCCTGGTGAAGGCCACATACGGAAGACTTGCTGAGCTATTTGTGCGTAAGGGGAGGGAGGCCGAGGCTCAGATGGGTACTGGACAACAATTCACTTGACGTTCAAGGGAAAAGATGCCCGGAGGCTTCTTGTTAACGCCGCATATGCCAAGACCGAGGTGGAGTTTGACTACTGGTTTGACATTCTGCGCTCTGAGAATCCGGCATGTGGACTGGGCGAACCGAATCGAGTATTCGTTGTGGACACAGCACTGTGATGGGGTCGGAGATCGGGCACATGACGACCAATATTTCGGAGTGTGTCAACTCAATCCTGAAGGGGGTTAGAAACCTCCCTGTTTGCTCCCTGGTGAAGGCCACATACGGAAGACTTGCTGAGCTATTTGTGCGTAAGGGGAGGGAGGCCGAGGCTCAGATGGGTACTGGACAACAATTCAGTCAATACCTAGTAAAGTGTATCGAGGCCAACCTGAGAACAGCCAGGCATTTCTCGGTGACTGTTTACGACAGGGATAACTCGGAGTACACCGTTGCGCAGGAGCTACCGTGGCAGGCTCATTCAGATCAACGTCCAGTGGCAACCACTAACATAATCTCCGTCGACTGGCAACCCCAGCTGGTATGCGACGTCCTGAAGCGTGATAGTGCACTCTCCGAACGGCATGTGGAAGGTGTGCGTCTCAGGCCGCCACCTCTCGACGAATGCGCTGACTAGGGGCTCGTCTAGTCGGAACCATCTGTCGTTCAGTCTCGCAAGATGGTAAAGTCCCGCCATCTGCAAGTACGGGACATACTCTCATCAAGAAGATCCCCTGTTGCCGCCTAACACTGGATATGCAACGACGAGAGTGGCCAATACATAAACCGCATAATTAGAACAGATGCACAAACCACTAACATAAcgaaaccattaacaaaaaccgttaacaataaaccgctaaaacaaaaccattaacacaaaaccattaacaaaaaccatcaaCAATAAACCATTAACAagaaccattaacaaaaaccatcaaCAATAAACCATTAACAAAACCCATTACCAATAAACCGCTAAAACAAAACCATTCACAAAAATCGTTAACAAAAACCATCAACAataaaccattaacaaaaagcattaacaaaaaccattaacaaaaaccattaacaataaaccgctaaaacaaaaccattcacaaaaaccattaacaaaaaccatcaacaataaaccattaacaaatactattaacaaaaaccattaacaataaACCGCTAAAACAAAATCATTAACAAAAACCCCTACCCTACACTAATTTCctaaaccactatccaaaaacCATTTACAATAACCCGCTAAaacaaaaccattaacaaaaccattaacaaaaaccatcaacaaaaACCACTTTTCACCTAATTCGAATCCAATTGATTCGAACTTCTCTAACATGCACTTctcctagtaattcgaattaacTTAATTCGAATTCCATAGTTATAATTCGAAACAAGTTGTTTCGAACTTCA is a window encoding:
- the LOC130946082 gene encoding uncharacterized protein LOC130946082, with protein sequence MASEESFLVLVHYRGSIKRKTRSGVKFTDKDPLCIIVTPTTTYDALVSSVLEKLGVEGVKRQEVFYRIPTAVLHDTVKFDCFTIGSDEDLQVMFLSRRQFPEVRTPELLAKLVDVVSSSGGSNRNATTIAAVAGSSSRPAVASSSAPVYEPPMQPVASPSFAVDLSGNVGDEVRYGEHIPTEVHCPTPAGVGDGLFDDLDDDDVEPDMIADESGDDVGTTVPTRAIGGSSSGTQQYPPHFSSLDLDAMRQEDNDLQASEFGARDTEGSAGMNEFQVGQQFQDKDEALLSVKTYSIRRGVQYKVVESDYRRYVGKCSEFGNGCTWLIRLSLRQRKGIWEVKRYNGPHTCLASSISSDHRSLDYHVISTFVMPMVRADAGVNIKVLQNATAAHFGFRPTYRRVWMAKQKAVAVIYGDWESRTMSSLGGF
- the LOC130946083 gene encoding uncharacterized protein LOC130946083 is translated as MPGTVAVLRTCPVRVGGQVDDSQVYFHRLFWTFPPCIQAFRHCKPLVSIDGTHLYGKYGGTLLVAIAQDGNSNILPVAFALVEGENAESWSFFLSHFREHVTPQPGLLVISDRHNGIKAALEAPDGGWLPPTAYRAFCIRHVAANFALTFKGKDARRLLVNAAYAKTEVEFDYWFDILRSENPAMCDWANRIEYSLWTQHCDEGRRFGHMTTNISECVNSILKGVRNLPVCSLVKATYGRLAELFVRKGREAEAQMGTGQQFT